One Lacipirellulaceae bacterium DNA window includes the following coding sequences:
- a CDS encoding sigma-70 family RNA polymerase sigma factor, giving the protein MSKETQFIKLFVAAERKFLGYLITLLPTVEDAEELMQETSIVIWEKFDEFLATQEGEPNIDRFVAWGCKVAFYKVLNHRRKRASKSKQLSEEVIELISSAWLHKQESYELGDRQTALRRCLEKLPAAKRDLLHDYYWQKQDVKHIAKKNQQTTASVYKLLQRIRISLHKCIEQRLAQ; this is encoded by the coding sequence ATGAGCAAGGAAACCCAGTTCATCAAGCTATTTGTCGCCGCGGAGCGGAAGTTTCTCGGCTACCTCATCACGCTCCTACCTACGGTCGAGGATGCCGAGGAGCTGATGCAGGAGACAAGCATCGTGATCTGGGAGAAGTTCGATGAATTCCTAGCAACACAAGAGGGTGAGCCCAACATCGACCGCTTTGTAGCCTGGGGATGCAAAGTGGCGTTTTATAAGGTGCTAAATCATCGCCGAAAACGGGCATCGAAATCGAAGCAGCTGAGCGAAGAAGTGATCGAGCTTATCTCTTCAGCGTGGCTGCACAAACAAGAATCGTACGAGTTGGGTGATCGACAGACCGCCTTAAGACGCTGCTTGGAGAAGCTTCCAGCAGCGAAACGCGATTTGCTTCACGACTATTACTGGCAGAAACAAGACGTGAAGCACATTGCCAAAAAGAACCAACAGACCACAGCAAGCGTTTACAAACTACTTCAGCGAATTCGTATCTCGCTTCACAAATGTATTGAGCAAAGACTTGCACAATGA
- a CDS encoding PEP-CTERM sorting domain-containing protein — translation MRIGMKLLAVFCAVFTATHLAQAATVTLSPTDIHGNDTNTASFSNGDLTLTPFIGATQDTFNGNPTRLGLDNAGTNNNAFNDPDTDPNNGNEEILEFIFSPLAGLSQIVWDFSRADGPGPDDAVTISGFVSDPGATITPGVSVTNPNTVSFSGGVLSLDITGQNFGGALDSVTLANPGASAGQTLILKVTDTTQGGAQLAIRSISYETIPEPTSLVLFGLAGICMISRRR, via the coding sequence ATGAGAATTGGTATGAAGTTACTAGCTGTGTTCTGTGCCGTGTTCACGGCAACACATCTTGCCCAAGCGGCAACCGTCACACTTAGTCCGACAGACATTCATGGGAACGATACAAACACGGCATCATTCAGCAACGGTGATTTGACTTTGACGCCATTTATCGGCGCGACTCAGGACACGTTTAATGGCAATCCCACTCGTCTCGGCCTCGACAACGCCGGCACGAACAACAACGCCTTTAACGATCCTGACACAGACCCTAACAATGGCAATGAGGAGATCCTGGAATTCATCTTCTCTCCCCTTGCCGGTCTGTCACAGATTGTTTGGGACTTTTCTCGAGCCGATGGCCCAGGACCCGACGACGCGGTCACGATCTCTGGGTTTGTATCAGACCCTGGTGCCACGATCACTCCTGGCGTGAGTGTCACAAACCCCAACACCGTGTCCTTCAGCGGCGGGGTGCTAAGTCTCGACATCACTGGGCAGAATTTCGGTGGAGCGCTCGATTCGGTAACCCTGGCCAACCCAGGTGCTAGTGCTGGACAAACCTTGATTCTCAAGGTGACTGACACCACGCAAGGTGGCGCTCAACTGGCGATTCGCTCGATTAGTTATGAGACCATTCCAGAACCAACTTCGCTGGTTCTGTTTGGTTTGGCGGGAATCTGCATGATTTCTCGCCGTAGATAG
- a CDS encoding PEP-CTERM sorting domain-containing protein, with amino-acid sequence MKVKFHALLVAATFGLFAACTTQIASALTFGPADIFTGDTDFSSTGILVEPVSPAATPEFGSNGGCCLGVVGGGNDNSINNPDGLAGGGDDEGLKFTFSGGYALTQLDVIFTRGDILLSGFTANPLASFADGATGDPVTGGGFFTVWDGANSTLTISHAWRGGNTTEIAFANAGASTDQVIDLAFVDPDQTAPALSLIGVEWDIASPIVAGDVDGDGDVDLVETDGDMISDFDIIRDNWFNATSLREEGDLNADGIVDFSDFGEWKDAFGMPIVGSITAGFRVVPEPSSVLLMGLAMVGLGIRNRRHG; translated from the coding sequence ATGAAAGTTAAGTTTCACGCACTTCTAGTGGCAGCTACGTTCGGACTATTCGCTGCCTGTACAACACAAATTGCATCTGCCCTCACCTTTGGTCCTGCAGATATTTTCACGGGAGATACTGATTTCAGTTCCACGGGCATTCTCGTCGAGCCGGTCTCACCTGCCGCGACTCCAGAGTTTGGTTCCAACGGTGGGTGCTGCCTCGGCGTGGTGGGTGGTGGAAACGACAATTCCATCAACAACCCTGACGGGCTTGCTGGCGGCGGCGACGACGAGGGGCTGAAGTTCACTTTTAGTGGTGGCTACGCACTGACACAATTAGATGTCATTTTTACTCGCGGCGACATCCTACTCTCAGGCTTCACAGCGAATCCACTAGCTAGCTTTGCCGATGGAGCCACCGGCGATCCGGTCACAGGCGGCGGCTTCTTCACGGTTTGGGATGGGGCTAACAGTACACTGACGATCTCTCACGCATGGCGTGGTGGTAATACCACCGAAATCGCTTTCGCCAATGCCGGAGCCTCAACGGATCAAGTCATTGATCTCGCCTTCGTTGACCCCGACCAGACAGCCCCTGCGCTTTCACTGATTGGAGTTGAGTGGGACATTGCTTCCCCAATTGTCGCAGGTGACGTTGACGGCGACGGAGATGTCGACCTCGTTGAAACCGACGGCGACATGATCAGCGACTTCGACATCATCCGCGACAATTGGTTCAACGCGACATCGCTCCGCGAAGAAGGCGACCTGAACGCTGATGGCATCGTTGATTTCAGCGATTTTGGTGAGTGGAAGGATGCTTTCGGAATGCCAATCGTTGGGAGCATCACAGCAGGCTTCCGTGTTGTCCCAGAACCAAGCAGCGTCCTACTGATGGGACTAGCCATGGTTGGCCTGGGCATACGGAATCGCCGTCACGGCTAG
- a CDS encoding pre-peptidase C-terminal domain-containing protein: MAFDIVNRWTNTQTDGAGINRGDAITLTWSFVPDGEDYSRALNSELIDYLDDGWNVAAIDRVPDLTNRPWWSVFETAYDQYNRVSGITLAYVAEQDSGGNDTGQFGDIRIGGAVIPETNSNILADNAFPNNGDMRIDTRRVNGNADFFHVNTPQLRNLVSHETGHGVGLGHSDIISGANAVMETPLESNFFALQFDDIYALNRSYGDPLEKNGGNDSFATASTLGSLSINDSVVIGTSADDAVVEQNDSDWVGLDGGNDIDWFRFTLTEPAAVNINLRPQGPTYETQQQGVFNAQAQSNLSFSLYSSGGNFLTAVDSQSIGEAEQLIGFTLPAAGDYLVRVDSLEDQNQFYELDIATTRQVTLQVNQSTGDLTLTSPVASVEIDAYTITSTAGRLDAANWQSLEDQQTAGWSEVPASSNLLGELQATGTTAVSPTSSFTIEQGYQTSLAGLPFGTSPERDVVFQYRNATTGETEQAIVVYVGDARENNLVLRIDPTTGDARITNESDTIINIDSYSVASDGEHLLIDWESLSDQQEAGWSEASPTAARLSELNPTGAMTLNPDDFFSLAGLWDIAGLEDISDLSFLFRDTTLGTFEGVIEFGTLTASFAADFDNDGDVDRDDLAQWRGDYGLNENSDANDDGLSNGLDFLSWQNEFGSGNSQVAASTSVPEPTASSLFLLLILIGAAGRRPSQRPNDIRQSTIV, from the coding sequence ATGGCCTTCGACATCGTAAACCGCTGGACGAATACACAGACCGATGGGGCAGGGATCAACCGAGGGGACGCAATTACCCTAACCTGGAGTTTCGTGCCCGACGGAGAAGACTACTCACGGGCACTCAACAGTGAACTGATCGATTACCTCGATGATGGCTGGAACGTGGCAGCAATCGACCGAGTCCCTGACCTCACAAATCGCCCCTGGTGGTCAGTTTTCGAGACGGCTTACGACCAATACAACCGCGTCTCAGGAATCACGCTGGCCTATGTTGCTGAGCAGGATTCCGGAGGCAACGACACGGGCCAGTTTGGCGACATTCGGATAGGCGGCGCGGTGATCCCCGAAACGAACAGCAACATCCTGGCAGATAACGCTTTTCCGAATAATGGCGACATGCGGATCGACACTCGACGGGTCAATGGCAACGCCGATTTCTTTCACGTGAATACGCCTCAGCTACGCAACTTAGTTTCACACGAAACGGGGCACGGCGTGGGACTCGGTCACTCCGACATCATCAGTGGTGCCAACGCGGTGATGGAAACGCCACTCGAGTCGAACTTCTTCGCTCTCCAATTCGACGATATCTACGCGTTGAACCGTTCTTATGGTGATCCGCTCGAAAAGAATGGCGGCAACGACTCGTTTGCAACAGCTTCTACCTTGGGATCCCTGAGTATTAATGACTCAGTAGTCATCGGAACCTCTGCTGACGATGCTGTTGTAGAACAAAACGATAGCGATTGGGTCGGACTCGACGGCGGAAACGACATTGATTGGTTCCGCTTCACACTTACCGAGCCCGCTGCGGTGAACATTAACCTACGGCCTCAAGGCCCCACCTATGAAACACAGCAGCAGGGCGTTTTCAACGCTCAAGCCCAGAGCAACCTGAGCTTCAGCTTGTACAGTTCCGGCGGCAACTTCCTGACGGCGGTGGATAGCCAGAGCATTGGAGAAGCGGAACAACTCATCGGTTTCACTCTGCCAGCCGCTGGCGATTACTTGGTGCGTGTCGATAGCCTTGAAGATCAGAACCAGTTCTACGAGCTCGACATCGCGACTACGCGGCAGGTTACCTTACAAGTCAATCAATCGACGGGAGACCTGACATTAACCTCACCGGTGGCCAGCGTTGAGATTGATGCCTACACGATCACTTCCACTGCGGGGCGACTCGACGCCGCCAACTGGCAGAGCCTTGAAGACCAACAGACCGCCGGCTGGTCGGAAGTTCCGGCCAGTAGCAATCTGTTGGGAGAACTCCAGGCCACGGGCACCACGGCAGTATCCCCTACTTCATCGTTTACCATCGAACAAGGCTATCAGACGAGCCTGGCTGGCTTGCCTTTCGGCACGAGCCCTGAGCGAGACGTAGTCTTTCAATATCGCAATGCGACGACAGGCGAAACCGAACAGGCGATCGTTGTGTACGTAGGTGATGCACGTGAAAATAATCTTGTGCTGCGAATCGATCCCACAACGGGTGACGCTCGCATTACCAATGAATCAGATACGATCATCAACATTGATTCCTATTCAGTCGCCTCCGACGGCGAGCATCTTCTGATCGACTGGGAAAGCCTCAGCGACCAGCAAGAAGCTGGCTGGAGCGAAGCGTCCCCCACCGCGGCGCGGTTGTCTGAGCTCAATCCCACCGGAGCAATGACGCTCAACCCGGACGATTTCTTTAGTTTGGCAGGGCTTTGGGACATAGCCGGACTCGAAGACATTTCCGACTTAAGTTTTCTCTTCCGCGACACGACCCTTGGCACTTTTGAGGGGGTCATCGAATTCGGCACTTTAACCGCCAGCTTTGCCGCTGACTTTGACAACGACGGCGATGTTGACCGAGACGATCTTGCCCAATGGCGTGGCGACTACGGATTGAACGAAAACTCAGACGCCAACGACGATGGGCTAAGCAATGGTCTTGATTTTCTATCATGGCAAAACGAATTTGGCAGCGGCAATTCGCAGGTGGCTGCCTCGACGAGTGTCCCCGAGCCAACAGCATCCAGCCTTTTTCTACTTCTAATCCTCATTGGTGCCGCAGGACGTCGTCCATCGCAGCGACCCAATGACATCCGGCAGTCCACGATCGTGTGA
- a CDS encoding DUF1559 domain-containing protein gives MNYSHPSQNSHKQSRQGFTLVELLVVIAIIGVLVGLLLPAVQAAREAARRSQCQNQMRQIGLALQSYHDANGQLPAGEFWVQDANRLPNPGIPGWGWLPKIMPYMEQGPLMDTADMRYAATRRSVSLGIYNRDVIKTDVPGMLCPSNPFRGEVTENEGFAALASTASQIAEADYAACIGDYKNGGGAGDGLDTTIDEDGDGLPDYPAFGNVFGPGFNGPDYPSRHPTRGVINRFGWAAEFRQIPDGLSNTFAVGECIGAWCLTQNFGTQSISTTAQPINHLNSFYASNYDNWPTNANPQWADAIAFRSLHPGGAHFIMCDASVHFVSENIDHASYRAFASRDGGDISQEGLQ, from the coding sequence ATGAACTACTCCCATCCTTCTCAAAACTCCCATAAGCAATCCCGTCAGGGCTTCACGCTTGTCGAACTGCTTGTGGTGATTGCGATTATCGGCGTGCTTGTCGGTCTGCTTCTGCCAGCCGTCCAAGCAGCGCGTGAAGCGGCCCGTCGCTCACAGTGCCAGAATCAGATGAGACAGATCGGTCTCGCTTTGCAGAGCTACCACGATGCTAACGGGCAACTACCGGCTGGTGAGTTCTGGGTTCAGGATGCGAATCGTTTGCCTAATCCTGGTATTCCCGGCTGGGGTTGGTTGCCGAAGATCATGCCCTATATGGAGCAGGGACCTCTTATGGATACGGCTGACATGCGTTACGCGGCTACTCGGCGAAGCGTATCACTAGGAATCTATAACCGTGATGTGATCAAAACGGATGTTCCCGGGATGCTATGCCCGTCAAATCCGTTCCGTGGAGAAGTGACTGAGAACGAGGGCTTTGCCGCGTTGGCAAGTACGGCATCACAAATCGCCGAAGCAGATTACGCTGCTTGCATTGGCGATTACAAGAACGGCGGTGGGGCCGGTGATGGTCTAGACACAACCATTGACGAGGATGGCGATGGCTTGCCCGATTATCCAGCGTTTGGAAATGTCTTTGGCCCCGGATTCAATGGCCCGGACTACCCCAGTCGTCACCCGACTCGTGGCGTCATCAACCGGTTTGGTTGGGCCGCCGAATTCCGCCAGATTCCTGATGGACTCTCGAACACGTTTGCTGTTGGGGAGTGCATCGGTGCTTGGTGCTTGACGCAGAACTTTGGAACCCAGTCGATTTCTACCACAGCTCAACCGATCAACCATCTCAATAGTTTCTACGCCTCGAATTACGATAACTGGCCGACCAATGCGAATCCACAATGGGCCGACGCGATTGCTTTCCGCAGCTTGCATCCGGGCGGGGCACACTTCATTATGTGTGATGCGTCCGTGCATTTCGTATCCGAGAATATCGATCATGCCTCGTATCGCGCATTTGCTTCACGCGATGGGGGCGATATTTCCCAGGAAGGGCTTCAATAA
- a CDS encoding glycosyl hydrolase, producing MSLFVGTCVQVSSPCTAGSPKRGFAGGGIDNTLATNAGWFYHWGLDKPVAEYDANFVPMFWGDGSVTTANINKVLGYGDTTHVLGFNEPERSNQANMTVANAISRWQTLEAGFAGSGIKLVSPAVSDNGAGQQWLANFMNQADNLGLQVDAVAFHWYGVNNPNNPVGAANQFLNRVDSYHNTYNKPVWITEFAIHDWGGNYSDQAIREANQIFLENVIPGLEARNYVEGYSFYQWFSDAMLVEGPDKLPTIVGDAYIPSIGVGDTFDLAGQSQGDDRLYLKGGTVVNSGSVVNNAVRYLDAISGTSSLSGTSNWGITGEGTVQVRSGATLRKTGTNELLIRGKQVINNGILEVADGSLWLNRETTITGTGSMSLKPNGILTLGTTFDQGGIALAQPLDLRGGTIHSNAVQAGTHRMDNVGFLHATTTFKGDGHFTANGPLFAAAGAGSSGIVKQGSGELTLNAANTFQGTTTVADGKLTLGANGSIANSPTIEIESSATFDVTSRSNGYELQGQSLLLQGQVEGALQADDGSIITVTDSGSLITGDLSIADATLSIGGVGFNEMSPTPQSTTMNLQGNYTQNTEGLLQVDLLDPSQHDQLSVSDSAVLGGTLEVQAIQGFDADFGDLFTIVTADAGISGEFDSLVLPDLSPEKVFLIEYGETEVTLAVAGSPADFDLDGDVDGDDLSLWQTEFGTQAGGGFLEWQRELAMGPNATSYLQSVPEPHSLLCSLLFMSFILTQRQSSSLLHEAR from the coding sequence GTGAGCCTTTTCGTAGGCACTTGCGTCCAAGTGTCGAGCCCGTGCACAGCCGGTTCCCCGAAACGGGGTTTTGCTGGCGGCGGCATCGACAACACGTTGGCAACCAACGCGGGGTGGTTCTACCATTGGGGCCTCGACAAACCAGTTGCGGAGTACGACGCGAACTTCGTCCCCATGTTCTGGGGCGACGGATCGGTGACGACCGCCAACATCAACAAGGTGCTTGGCTACGGCGATACGACGCACGTCCTGGGCTTCAACGAACCCGAAAGAAGCAATCAGGCCAATATGACCGTCGCCAATGCGATCAGCCGTTGGCAAACGCTTGAAGCGGGCTTTGCGGGGTCAGGAATCAAACTCGTCAGCCCAGCAGTTTCTGACAATGGGGCGGGGCAGCAGTGGCTCGCCAACTTCATGAATCAGGCTGACAACCTCGGCTTGCAGGTCGATGCCGTTGCGTTCCATTGGTACGGGGTGAACAACCCCAACAATCCGGTGGGAGCGGCCAATCAATTCTTGAATCGTGTGGATTCCTATCACAATACCTACAACAAACCCGTCTGGATCACCGAGTTCGCGATCCACGATTGGGGCGGTAACTACTCCGATCAGGCGATCAGGGAAGCGAATCAGATATTCCTCGAAAATGTCATCCCCGGCCTCGAAGCACGTAACTACGTCGAGGGGTACAGCTTCTACCAATGGTTTAGCGATGCCATGCTGGTCGAAGGCCCCGACAAGCTGCCAACGATTGTTGGCGACGCATACATCCCAAGTATCGGCGTTGGCGACACGTTCGATCTGGCCGGTCAAAGCCAAGGGGATGATCGGCTTTACCTCAAGGGCGGCACGGTTGTGAATTCCGGCAGCGTCGTAAACAACGCGGTCCGCTACTTGGATGCCATTTCAGGCACCAGCAGTTTGAGCGGTACAAGCAACTGGGGAATCACGGGTGAGGGAACCGTTCAGGTGCGTAGCGGAGCAACCCTACGAAAAACGGGAACGAACGAATTGCTGATTCGTGGCAAACAGGTTATCAACAATGGCATACTCGAAGTGGCTGATGGTTCCCTCTGGCTCAACCGCGAAACTACGATCACCGGGACCGGATCGATGAGCCTCAAGCCAAACGGGATTCTCACTCTTGGCACGACATTTGACCAAGGTGGTATCGCACTCGCGCAGCCGCTCGACTTGCGTGGTGGGACGATCCACAGCAACGCGGTGCAAGCCGGTACACATCGCATGGATAATGTAGGGTTTCTACATGCAACCACAACTTTTAAGGGCGACGGGCACTTTACCGCCAATGGACCTTTGTTTGCCGCTGCGGGTGCTGGTAGTAGCGGCATCGTAAAGCAAGGGTCCGGCGAACTGACGCTCAACGCGGCAAACACGTTTCAAGGAACAACGACTGTCGCTGACGGGAAGCTCACACTCGGTGCCAACGGATCGATCGCGAATTCGCCGACCATTGAAATCGAGTCTTCTGCAACTTTTGACGTAACCAGTCGCAGCAACGGTTACGAATTGCAAGGGCAGTCGCTGCTACTACAAGGTCAAGTCGAGGGTGCGCTACAAGCAGACGATGGCTCGATCATTACCGTGACAGACAGCGGCAGTCTTATCACGGGAGACCTCAGCATTGCGGATGCAACTTTGTCTATCGGTGGAGTTGGATTTAACGAAATGTCGCCGACCCCACAGTCGACCACGATGAACCTTCAGGGAAACTACACACAGAATACCGAAGGCTTGTTGCAGGTTGATTTGCTCGATCCCTCGCAACACGATCAACTCAGCGTGTCCGACAGTGCTGTTCTCGGGGGGACTCTTGAGGTCCAAGCGATTCAGGGTTTTGACGCTGATTTTGGCGACCTCTTCACGATCGTGACAGCCGACGCCGGCATTTCCGGCGAGTTTGACTCGCTTGTGCTGCCTGACTTGTCTCCAGAAAAAGTGTTTCTCATCGAGTACGGTGAAACGGAAGTGACGCTCGCGGTCGCCGGTTCGCCTGCCGACTTCGATCTTGACGGAGACGTTGACGGAGACGACCTCAGCCTGTGGCAGACTGAATTCGGCACCCAAGCCGGAGGAGGTTTTCTCGAATGGCAACGCGAGCTCGCGATGGGGCCAAATGCTACCTCCTATTTACAATCCGTGCCGGAGCCACATTCCTTGCTTTGCTCGTTGCTGTTTATGTCCTTCATACTTACCCAACGCCAATCGAGTAGCTTGCTTCACGAGGCTCGTTAA
- a CDS encoding sugar phosphate isomerase/epimerase family protein — protein sequence MTTSRRDFLTSKLLLAAASGAMLLESDRAHAETGESTASIDGVTKGPRVPNRIAVSTYSFWRFNDDSKVPVDKCIDEAARMGFDGVEILLYQLQEQLDDQGRGCLQRIKQHAFVNGLDLCGFSTHQGFVSPDAEKRQANLEKTIHQIELAYELGIPTMRVNTGRWGTSGSFDELMKNRGVEPQLKGYTDEDAFGWVVEAFEKCLPTAERCGVTLGLENHWGLGLTPEGVLRIVEALDSPWFKCTLDTGNFLEDPYDRLEKMAPHAVLVQAKTYYGGGKWYTLELDYPRIAKLLQKHGYRGYVSLEFEGREHWETAIPKSLALLRKAFS from the coding sequence ATGACCACCAGCCGACGCGACTTTCTTACTAGCAAGCTTCTTCTTGCTGCTGCCTCGGGAGCGATGCTACTCGAAAGCGATCGGGCACATGCCGAGACTGGGGAATCGACAGCATCGATCGATGGAGTTACCAAAGGTCCGAGAGTGCCCAATCGAATTGCCGTTTCGACCTACTCCTTTTGGCGTTTCAATGACGATTCGAAGGTGCCGGTTGACAAGTGTATTGATGAAGCGGCCCGCATGGGATTCGATGGCGTAGAGATTCTCCTCTACCAACTTCAAGAACAACTTGATGACCAGGGGCGTGGTTGCCTACAACGCATCAAGCAGCATGCCTTCGTCAATGGTCTCGACCTGTGCGGCTTCAGCACTCATCAGGGGTTTGTCTCCCCAGACGCCGAAAAGAGGCAAGCGAATCTCGAAAAGACAATTCATCAGATCGAACTCGCCTACGAGTTGGGTATCCCAACCATGCGGGTTAACACAGGCCGTTGGGGCACATCGGGAAGTTTCGATGAGCTGATGAAGAATCGTGGAGTCGAACCTCAGCTCAAGGGCTATACCGACGAGGATGCGTTTGGTTGGGTCGTCGAAGCGTTCGAGAAGTGTCTGCCTACTGCTGAAAGGTGTGGCGTCACACTTGGGTTGGAAAACCACTGGGGATTAGGCTTAACGCCCGAGGGAGTACTTCGCATTGTCGAAGCACTTGATTCGCCGTGGTTCAAATGCACGCTCGACACGGGCAATTTTCTCGAAGACCCCTACGATCGATTGGAGAAGATGGCACCTCATGCCGTCTTAGTGCAGGCGAAAACCTACTATGGTGGGGGCAAGTGGTACACTCTTGAGTTGGACTACCCAAGGATTGCGAAGCTCCTGCAAAAACACGGCTACCGAGGCTACGTGTCGCTCGAATTTGAAGGTCGAGAGCATTGGGAAACCGCCATACCCAAAAGCCTCGCCTTACTCCGAAAAGCTTTTTCCTAG
- a CDS encoding Gfo/Idh/MocA family oxidoreductase yields the protein MKRVGIVGLGFMGMVHYLSYAKIRDAQVVALCDSNRDRLAGDWTGIQGNFGPPGQQMDLTGINVYESAEQLISDPQVDLVDITLPPALHADVAIKALKAGRDVFCEKPMAMSVEDCDRMAAAAKSHDRQLLIGHVLPFFPEYAWALQEIHSGKHGQLLGGSFKRVISDPAWLTHFWDAKAVGGPMLDLHVHDAHLIRLLFGEPQTVTTRGTTKNNLAKRWHSLFEFEGGRVVHAVGGVIDQQSRPFLQGFEIQLERATLAFEFSVTRNAAGEDVAAYNCPPTLFDDSGRAHHVDLGDGDPMNAFQAELQHAVKTMSGEAEAGPLACDLARDAIQICHAETDNLRAS from the coding sequence ATGAAGCGCGTAGGAATTGTCGGTCTTGGTTTCATGGGCATGGTGCACTATCTGAGCTATGCCAAGATCCGTGATGCTCAAGTGGTTGCTTTGTGTGACAGCAATCGCGATCGCTTGGCAGGAGATTGGACGGGTATTCAAGGCAACTTCGGTCCCCCTGGCCAGCAGATGGATTTGACGGGGATTAATGTCTACGAGTCGGCTGAGCAACTGATTAGTGATCCTCAAGTTGATCTGGTGGATATTACGCTACCTCCTGCGTTGCACGCCGATGTCGCGATCAAAGCCCTGAAAGCGGGAAGAGATGTCTTTTGCGAAAAGCCCATGGCGATGTCGGTCGAAGATTGCGACCGCATGGCAGCAGCCGCCAAGTCACATGATCGACAACTGTTGATCGGCCACGTCTTACCCTTCTTTCCCGAATATGCCTGGGCACTTCAAGAGATTCACTCTGGCAAGCACGGACAACTGCTGGGCGGCTCTTTCAAGCGTGTCATTTCCGACCCGGCCTGGCTGACTCATTTTTGGGATGCGAAAGCCGTCGGCGGACCGATGCTTGATCTTCATGTTCACGATGCGCATTTGATTCGCCTTCTCTTCGGCGAACCCCAGACAGTAACTACGCGAGGAACCACTAAGAACAACTTGGCAAAGCGTTGGCATTCGCTCTTCGAGTTCGAAGGTGGCAGAGTCGTTCATGCGGTTGGTGGGGTCATTGATCAACAGAGCCGGCCCTTCCTGCAAGGTTTCGAGATCCAACTGGAGCGTGCGACGTTGGCATTTGAGTTCTCAGTCACGAGAAATGCTGCGGGAGAAGATGTGGCAGCCTACAACTGCCCACCCACGTTGTTTGACGATTCGGGTAGGGCCCATCATGTAGACCTTGGCGATGGCGATCCGATGAACGCCTTTCAAGCAGAACTGCAACACGCTGTCAAAACGATGTCAGGCGAAGCCGAAGCTGGTCCTCTAGCCTGCGACTTAGCTCGCGATGCCATTCAGATTTGCCACGCCGAGACAGATAACCTGCGGGCGTCTTGA
- a CDS encoding formylglycine-generating enzyme family protein codes for MPFREAAEVTALKTAKSTAGKAMVPYLETIPGTEVSFEMLPIPAGKFTLGSPASEPGRSADEGPQVEINVEPFWMGKHEVTWGEYLEFTKLTNVFEKFNDQGLRQVTVENQVDAVTAPSKLYDPGFTFETGDDPRQPAVSMSQFAAKQYTKWLSLLTGDFYRLPTEAEWEYACRAGTQTAYYFGDDPSQLPQYAWYYENAEEDYVTAKVGQFKPNPWGLLDMHGNVWEWVIDGYEEKGYAKLAAAQQQGDLAVNWPTKRFPRVLRGGSWYSEDPARLRSAARLASDDDQWRSYDPNTPKSPWWFASDEGQTVGFRIVRPVHPPPKSQWSNFWDADLEEIQRDADRRIDKEGRGKRGIIDPDLPKAIKALQ; via the coding sequence TTGCCGTTTAGAGAGGCCGCCGAAGTTACCGCGCTAAAAACAGCAAAGAGTACTGCAGGCAAGGCGATGGTTCCTTATCTGGAAACCATTCCAGGCACAGAGGTCTCCTTTGAGATGCTTCCGATTCCCGCGGGCAAGTTTACTCTCGGCAGCCCTGCTAGCGAACCAGGAAGAAGTGCAGACGAGGGCCCACAAGTCGAGATCAATGTCGAGCCCTTTTGGATGGGGAAGCATGAAGTCACCTGGGGCGAGTATCTCGAGTTCACCAAACTCACCAACGTCTTCGAGAAGTTCAACGACCAAGGACTGAGGCAGGTCACCGTAGAAAACCAAGTAGACGCCGTGACCGCCCCGTCAAAGCTCTATGATCCGGGCTTCACGTTCGAGACCGGGGACGATCCGCGCCAGCCTGCGGTCTCAATGAGCCAATTTGCTGCCAAGCAGTACACCAAATGGCTCAGCCTTTTGACGGGTGATTTTTATCGACTGCCGACAGAGGCAGAGTGGGAGTACGCTTGCCGCGCAGGCACCCAGACGGCTTATTACTTCGGAGACGACCCAAGCCAACTTCCCCAGTACGCCTGGTACTACGAAAATGCTGAGGAAGACTATGTAACTGCCAAGGTTGGGCAGTTCAAGCCGAACCCGTGGGGTTTGCTCGATATGCACGGGAACGTTTGGGAATGGGTGATCGACGGGTACGAAGAGAAAGGCTACGCTAAACTGGCCGCTGCTCAGCAGCAGGGCGATCTCGCTGTGAATTGGCCAACGAAGCGGTTCCCAAGAGTTCTGCGTGGCGGAAGCTGGTATTCGGAAGACCCGGCCCGCTTACGATCCGCAGCGCGGCTGGCATCGGATGACGACCAATGGCGGTCCTACGATCCCAACACGCCCAAGAGCCCCTGGTGGTTTGCCAGCGATGAAGGCCAAACCGTGGGCTTTCGCATCGTGCGGCCCGTGCATCCCCCGCCGAAGTCGCAGTGGTCGAACTTTTGGGATGCTGACCTTGAGGAGATTCAACGCGATGCTGATCGCCGCATCGACAAGGAAGGGCGAGGCAAACGTGGGATCATTGATCCTGATTTGCCGAAGGCGATCAAAGCTTTGCAGTAG